A window of the Corynebacterium minutissimum genome harbors these coding sequences:
- the purS gene encoding phosphoribosylformylglycinamidine synthase subunit PurS, translating to MARVVVNVMPKAEILDPQGQAVVRALGRLGVAGVSDVRQGKRFEIEVDDSVSAEELEKVASTLLANTVIEDYEVIQ from the coding sequence ATGGCTCGTGTAGTTGTCAATGTCATGCCCAAGGCCGAGATTTTGGACCCACAGGGTCAGGCCGTCGTTCGCGCGCTGGGGCGCCTGGGGGTTGCTGGTGTCAGCGACGTGCGCCAGGGCAAGCGTTTCGAAATCGAGGTCGATGATTCTGTGAGCGCCGAGGAACTGGAGAAGGTTGCCTCCACGCTGCTGGCGAACACCGTCATCGAGGACTACGAGGTCATTCAGTAA
- the purQ gene encoding phosphoribosylformylglycinamidine synthase subunit PurQ, translating into MKIGVITFPGTLDDVDAARAARTAGAEVVSLWHADEDLRGVDAVVVPGGFSYGDYLRSGAISALAPVMRAVVEAANKGMPVLGICNGFQILTEAGLLPGALTRNQGLHFHCVDTYLEVANAETAWTREFEQGQRILIPAKHGEGRFQADAETVERLEGEGRVVFRYTDNFNGSINDIAGITNEAGNVVGLMPHPEHAIDLLTGPSTDGLGLFVSALKVVA; encoded by the coding sequence ATGAAGATCGGCGTTATTACCTTCCCGGGCACGCTTGACGACGTCGACGCGGCCCGCGCCGCCCGCACCGCCGGCGCCGAAGTCGTGTCCCTGTGGCATGCGGACGAAGATCTGCGCGGCGTTGATGCTGTCGTGGTTCCCGGCGGCTTTTCCTATGGTGACTATCTGCGCTCCGGGGCAATTTCGGCGCTGGCTCCGGTGATGCGCGCGGTCGTCGAGGCTGCGAATAAGGGCATGCCGGTGCTGGGCATTTGCAACGGCTTTCAGATCTTGACTGAAGCGGGCCTATTGCCCGGCGCTTTGACCCGCAACCAGGGCTTGCACTTCCACTGTGTGGATACCTACCTTGAGGTTGCCAACGCTGAGACGGCGTGGACTCGCGAGTTCGAGCAGGGCCAGCGGATCCTCATTCCCGCCAAACACGGTGAAGGCCGCTTCCAGGCGGATGCAGAAACCGTGGAGCGCTTGGAGGGCGAGGGCCGCGTGGTTTTCCGCTATACCGATAACTTCAACGGTTCGATTAATGACATCGCAGGTATCACCAATGAGGCCGGCAACGTGGTGGGCCTCATGCCGCACCCGGAGCATGCCATCGATCTACTCACCGGCCCGTCCACCGACGGTCTGGGTTTGTTTGTGTCCGCCCTCAAGGTCGTCGCTTAG